The nucleotide sequence ATGCCCGTGAGACGCCTCCTTCCCTTCCTGCTGGCGGTTGTTGCCGCATGTGCGGGGCCTGCTTCCGTGGAGAAGGGCGGCCTGGTGCCGCTCCGGCTCGACGAGGAGGCCCTGTCCACCGCCTATACGCCACGGCGCATGGCGCTGCTGGTGGGCATCTCCGAGTTCGACGACCCGCACTGGCGCGGCCTGCGCTACACGACCAAGGACGCCACGGACCTGGCGGCGGCGCTGAAGGACCCGGCGCGCGGCCGGTTCGACACGGTGCGGGTGCTCACCCGCCCGGAGGAGACGACGCGCGCGTCCATCCTCGCGGCGCTGCGGCAGCTCAAGCAGGAGGCCCACCGGCCGGATGACGTGGTGGTGGTGTACTTCTCCGCGCACGGCACCCTGGCGCGCGACAACCAGGGGGAGCTGCGGCGCTACCTGGTGACGCGCGACGCGTCCTTCCGCGCCATCCCGCAGACGGCGCTGTCCATGGACTCGCTCAAGGCGGAGTTCGACGGGCTGGCCAGCCGGCGCCGGCTGCTGGTGCTGGCCACGTGCCACAGCGGCAGCGGCAAGTCGCTGCTGCCCAAGGAGCTGGAGGCGGAGCTGTCCGGCATCAAGGCCGGCTTCTACGCGCGGCCCCTGGAGGAGTCGTCGCGCGCGTCGCTGGTGTTCGCCGCCTGCGACTGGGGCGAGACGGCGCGCGAGGACGAGGGCCTGCGCAACGACATCTACACCCACTTCCTCATCGAAGGCCTGGGCGGCAACGCGGACCGCAACGTGGACGGCGCCGTCACCGCCACCGAGGTGCACGACTACGCGCGGCGGCGCACCTTCGCCTTCACGGAGGGCCGGCAGCGGCCCTCGGCGGAAATCCTGGAGGTAGGGGCGGACCCCGTGGTGCTGTCGGGCACCATCGCCCGGACGGGCCGGCCCGAGCTGTTCTCCTACAACCCGCGGCTGGACGGCTTCACCCTCAAGGTGGACGGCGAGACGCGCACGGAGCTGCCGGGCGGCGCGGCGGTGACGCCGGGCAAGCGCACGGTGGAGCTGACCAAGGGCGACGCGGTGCTGGTGCGGCGCGACGTGGAGCTCGGCGTCGGCGAGCGCCTGCCGCTGGAGCGGCTGCTGCTGGAGGCCTTCCCCCGGCGCTCGCTGTCGCTGCTGGGCGGCATGTTCACCTTCGCGGACGCGCGCAGCCGCAGCGAGCTGCTGCCGCGGGCCCCCGAGGTCGCCGTGTCCCTGCGGCTCGAGGACCGCCCGCTTGAAAATTTCGGCCTGCTCTTTGACGTGAGCTTCAGCACGGGGCGGCAGGCGCTGCAGCTGCTCCCGGGCAGCGAGGTGCCCTTCGGCTACACCACGCTCACCGCCGGGGCGGCCCTGCCGTACCTCTGGCGGTGGGAGCGGGTGACGCTGTTCGCCGGACCGCGCGTGGCCGCTCTGTACCTGGGGCGGTCCTTTGACGTGGAGACCTTCGCGGGCAGCCAGAGCTTCTTCACGGTCAGCCCTGGCGTGGTGGGTGGTGCGGTGTGGCGGGTGGGTGAGCGGCTGGAGCTGATGTCACAGGCCCAGCTCATGCTCACGTACGTGGTGGTGGACGGACAGGGACAGGCCGTGGGCTTCACCGGCGCCTGGGCCGGTGTGGGATATCGATTCTGATGCGCTCGACTCTTCACATCGCGATGACCGCCCTCCTCGCGCTGGGCGTGAGCGCGTGCGGCAACCTGAGCAACGACCCCTTCCGGGTGGGCACCGTGCGGGGCCAGCTCAGCGAGTACGACGCGTCCGTCGCGCTGGTGTCGCTGGTGGGCCAGCCCGGCGTGCGCAGCACCGTGGACGCCGAGGGGCGCTTCACGCTGGAGCGCGTCCCCGCGGGCGCCGCGGAGCTGTTCATCGTGGCCACCGCGGAGAAGGCGGCGCGCGTCCCGGTGACGGTGCAGGGCGGGTACTCCGTCGAGCTGAAGCAGGTGGCGCCGACGGCCGCGGGCTTCTTCGACCTGCGCGTGAAGGCGTCCCAGGGTGAGCGCGTCTCCGGGGCGCAGGTCGCCGTGGTGGGCACGCCCTTCCAGCGGCTGAAGCTGGATGACAAGGGGCGGCTGCGCGTGGGGCCGCTGCCGGACGGCTGCTATGGCGTGTCGGTGTCCGCGACGGGCTTCCCCTCGCTGTCGGCCGAGGCGTGCGTGGGGCCCGGCGAGAAGAAGGAAATCAAGCTGGAGCTGGCGCTGGCCCCGGACCTGGTCGAGCGCGGCTGCGCGGTGACGGGCTGCGCGGACGGCCTGGTGTGCGCGCCCAACCGCCGGTGCGTGGAGTGCCACGCGGATTCGCAGTGCGCGGAGGGCCTGTCCTGCGTGGGCTTCCGCTGCGAGGGCCCCGGGCCGCAGTGCTCGCCGTGCGACGGGGACTGGAAGTGCCAGGCCGGCTCGCGCTGCGCGGACCTGCCCGAGGGTGGCACCGCCTGCGTGGCGGAGTGCTCCGCGGAGGGCGGCGAGGCGGAGGAAGAGGAGGAAGAGAGCGTGTGCGCGGCGGGCTTCACCTGCCAGCAGGGCCGGTGCCTGCCGGACGCGGCACGCTTCGAGGGCTGCCACTCGCTGCTGCGGCTGGGCACTCCGTGTGACGGGGACGCGCGGTGCCGGGAGCAGGGGCTGGCCGACGGGCTCTGCGTGGACGGGGCGTGCACCGTGTCGTGCGCGTCCCAGCGCGACTGCCCGGGTTCCCTCAAGTGCGAGGACTCCGCCGCCGGCCGCGTCTGCCGGCAGCGCCGCTAGCCGCCGTGAGACTCTGGCCCCACCCGCGCCTGCGCGCCGTCCTGGTGGCCCTGCTGGCCCTGGCCTCCACGGGCCTGGGGGCCTGTGACACGACGCCGTCCCCTCCCCCGCGTCCACCGGACCTGCCGCCCCTGCTGCGGCTCGTGCGTCCCGAGGCCGCGTCCGCCGTGCGCGTGGGGCAGCCGGTGGACTTCGAGGCCACGGTGGAGGACGCGGAGGACGGCGCGTCGCTGAGCGAGCGCGTGCTGTGGTTCTCCTCGCTCGAGGGCCAGCTGGCGCGGGGCGCGCGCATCACCGCCGCCTTCCGCGAGCCGGGCGACCACACGCTGACGGCCACGGTGATGGACTCGGCGGGGCAGGCCGCCAGCGCGTCGATGGCCCTGCGGGTGCTGGCCGTGGGCGCGCCCGTCGCCACCGTGGTGCGGCCCGAGCCCGGCAGCACCTTCAACCTGGGCGAGGTGCTGGACCTGGAGTGCGCGGCCTTCACCCAGGGCGGCGCGCGGCTGACGGGCGGCGCCGTGCAGTGGACGTCCGCGCTGTCCGGCCGGCTGCCTCAAGGCGAGTCGGTGAAGGCCGCCCTGGTGGTGGCGGGCGAGGACACCCTCACCTGCACCGCGAGGGACGCGGCCACCGGCGCCAGCACCACCACCAGCGTGCGCGTCACCGTGCGCACCATCCTGGCGCCGGCGGTGCTCATCACCCGCCCCGAGCAGGCGGAGCTGTACGTGAAGTCGGGCGAGCCCGCGCCCTTCAGCTCCACCGTCCTCTTCCGCGCCACGGCGCAGGACTTCAACACCGCGGGTGGCGCGGGCAACCTGGACGGCGCCATCCATTGGAGCCTGGAGCCGGGGGGCGTGGCGCTGGGCACCGGCCCGGCCGTGGCGCACACCTTCACCATGCCCGGCGACTACACGGTGACGGCGCGGGTGGTGGACGGCCGGGGCAACGCCGCCACGGACAGCGTGCGCGTGCTGCTGGTCACCAACCTGCCTCCGCGCTGCGAAATCGACACGCCGGTGGACAACGCACGCCTGCTTTTGGGCGCGAGCAGCCCGCTGCGCGGCCGGTGCCTGGACCCGGAGACGGGCTACACGCTGATGCCCACCTGGCGGACCAGCGCGTCGCCCATGCCGCTGGGCTCCGGCGAGCAGGTGGACGCCATCCTCACCGTGGCCGGCGCGCAGACGCTCTCTGCCTGCGCGTTGGACCCCGAGGACGCGGAAGTTCAGGGCTGCACCACGCGCGCGGTGCGCGCCTTCGTCAACTCGGCCCCCACCGACTGCGCCATCCAGGAGCCCCTGGCGGCCGCGGTGGTGAATGCCGGAAGGGCGGTGGTGCTGGCGGGCACGGCCACCGACGCGGAGACACCGCGCGGCGAGCTGCGCTTCGCGTGGACGTCCTCGCGCGATGGCGAGCTGGGGCTCGGCGAGCGCACCAGCACGCAGCGGCTGCTCACGCCGGGCGCCCACGTGCTGACGCTCACCGTGACGGACGCCTGGGGCCTGGCCTGCACCGCCACCGTGGGCGTGTCGGTGAACGGAGCGCCGAGCGTGCGCGTGGACGCCGTCCGTCAGGACGGCGTGGACTGCCTCGAGGAGCCGTGCCGGGAGGGCCGCCCCCTGGACGTCCTGGGCTTCGTGCAGGACCCGGAGGCGCCTGGCAGCATCGCGGGGCTGACGTGGCTGGACAGCCTGGGCGGCAGGCTTGAGGCGGGTGACAGCAGCATGTCCGGCCTCGCCGCCAGCCCCATCGCCACGCTCGCCGCGCCCGGTCCGGGCCGGCACACGGTGGTGCTCCTCGTCGAGGACCGCAACGGCTCCGTGGGCCGGGCCGCGGCCACCTTCACCGTGCTGACGCCCGGACGCACCCGGCTGGTGGAGACGGTGACGGACGACGCGCGGCCCGCGGTGGCGCTGGCGCTCTCCGGGGGCACGCTGCGCTACGTGGACGGAGCGTCGGCCATGGTGTTCAGCGAGCCGCCCCGGTCGGAGCCGCTGCCCGTGAGCGCGCCGGCGCTGGCGCTCTTCTCGCTGACGGGCGGGGGCGGAGGCGAGGTGCTCTTCGTGGGCACGGATGGCGGCGGCGTCCACCGGTGCGAGGGCGGCACCTGCGCGCGCTTCGCGGGCGGCCCCCTGGCGATTGCGGACGACCGGGTGACAGCGGTGGCCGCGCTGGCGACGCCGGACCTGCTGCTGCTGGGCACCCCGCGGGGCCTCGTCGTCACGCGTGCGAGCAACCCTTCCGCGGGAGGCCGTCCCGGCATCCTCGTCGGGCGGCGGCTGCTGGAGGGGCGCGAGGTGCGGCAGGTGGTCCTCTCGCCCGCCTCCACCGCGACGCAGGTGAAGGCCTGGGCCGCGACGTCCACCGGGCTCGCGGAGCTGACGGTGCACGTGGAGGACGACTTCGAGCCGGCGCTCGCCTCCGTCACGGTGGCGATGCACCTGCCCCCGCAGGTGCTGGACGCGGACGTGCGGGCGGTGGCCGTGGGCCCCGCGGGCCAGGTCTTCACGGGGACGCGCAGGGGCTTCAGCGCGCTGGGCCAGCCGGGCCCCGCGCTCCGGGACGCCCCCTGGGCGCTGCCGGACGAAGAGGTGCATGCGCTCCTCTTCGAGCGGCAGCCCTCCGACGCCGGGATGCGCGGGGTGCTGTGGGCCGGCATGAAGGACGGGCTGGTGCGCTACGACGTGGAGCGCGACATCGTCACCCGCTTCGGCGCGCAGGAGGGCCTGCCCGCGGCGAAGGTGCAGGTGCTGGTGGCGGGGCCCGACGGCACCCGCTACATCGGCACCTCGCACGGCGTGGCGAAGTACTCCGGCCGGTGAGCCGGCGCCTTCAGCCGCCCGGCGCCAGCACCAGGCCGTCGCGGGTGAAGCGCGCCACCGCCTCGCGCAAGTCAGGCTCGGGCATGCCGGTGGCGGCCGCCACGTCCGCCACGGAGAGCCCCTCCACCGCCATCTTCAGCACCAGCAGCGCGGGCGGCGTGGCCTCCATGTAGAACGTCACCAGCTGCCCGGGGTGGCGCCAGAGCAGCGCCAGCTCCTCCCCGGCCTCCGGCACCGTCCGCGCGCTCCCCGCCCGCACGTACGCGCAGAGGCGGAAGGCGTGCTCCAGCACCACCAGCGTGGGGTTGGCCGTCAGCCGCTCCACCCGCGGCGGCGGAGGCTCGGCGGACGCGAAGACGGCGAAGTCCGTCCACTCGAAGCGCGCCAGCGCGGACACGAAGGCCGGCAGCCCGCGAGGGGCCGCCGCGTCCGCGACGAAGGCGGGAAACCCCTCGCCCGCGTGGTTGAGCTCGTGGTGCCGTGCGGGCCGCGTCAGCGTGTAGTCCTCCACCAGCGCGCCCCAGGCCTCCGGCCCCACCGCGCCGCGCACCAGGGGATAGAGCTTCTCCAGGACGCCGCGCACGTGCCCGCGCACGAAGTCGCCATAGACGGCCACGCGGGTGCGGCGCGCGTCCCAGTCCGGGTGCTCCGCGTACAGCCGCTCGAGGGACTCCGCGCCGGGGCGGGCGAGGTACGCGTCCATGCTGTCGAAGAAGTGCTTCAGCCCGGGCTTCATCGCGCCGCTCCGTCGCGCAGCGCCGCGCGCGCCAGGTCCGCCTCGTCCAGCACCGCGTCCAGGGAGGGGATGTCCTGGTCCCACTCGATGAGCGTCGTCACCGGGCCGGTGCGCTCCAGCACGTAGCGGTACAGCGACCACACGTCGTCACAGACGCGGGCGCCGTGCGTGTCGATGATGACGTCCGGGTAGCGCGTGTGGCCGGCGAGGTGAACCTGCACCACGCGCTCCAGCGGCAGCGCGTCCACGAAGGCGCGGGCGTCGTACCCGTGGTTGAGCGCGTTGACGTAGACGTTGTTCACGTCCAGCAGCAGCCCGCAGTCGGCCTGCTCCACCACGTGGCGCAGGAAGTCCGCTTCCGGCAGCGTGCCGCCCGGCATCTTCGCGTAGTAGCTGGGGTTCTCCAGGAGGAAGGGCCGGCCCACGCGCGCCATCACCTCGCGCACGCGCGGCACCACGTGCTCCACGGCGGCCTCGCTGAAGGGCAGCGGCAGCAGGTCGTGCAGGTGCACCCCGCCCAGCCGCGAGTAGCACAGGTGGTCCGAGAAGAACGGCGCGTCCACCCGCTCCACCAGCGCCGCCAGCCGGGTGACGTAGTCGTCGTCCAGCGCGTCCGGCCCGCCGATGTCGAGGCCCACGCCGTGCGGCAGCACCGGCCAGCGCTCCGCGCAGCCGTCCAGCGCGCGCTGCGCCCTGCCGCCCAGCGTGAGGAAGTTCTCCGGGATGATCTCCACCCAGTCGAGCGGGCGGGGAGTGCGCGGCAGCTCCTCGTAGAAGCCCTTGCGCAGCCCGATGCCCGCGCCCAGCGGCTTCAGCCCGTGTCTCCGCGCGTACGTCGCCAGCACTGGGGACTCCTCCTCGGGAGGATGGAACGACACGGGCGGCGGGAGACCTTCCTCCCACCGCCCGGGACGGCGTGACTACTTCTTGCCGCTGCAGGAACCGGCGCCGCAGCTGCCCTCGGCGCCCTTCTCCGGCGTCGCGGCGGGGGCAGCGCCCTCCTGCTTCTGGCCGCTGCAGCCGGCCTCCGCGCCCTTCTCCTCGGCCGCCTTCTGGCCGCTGCAGCCGGCCTCGGCGCCCTTCTCCGCGGAAGCCTCCGCCGACTTCGTGGACGCACAGCCGGTGGCGAGCGAGGCCAGGGAGAGGGTGCCGACGATCGCCGCGAGAGCCTTGACGTTCATGGTGTTTCCTTTCGGTGCTGCCTTGGGGGGTGGACTACGGGGTACAGCGTGGAGCCCCGGCGCCGCACTGCTGCGTCACGCCACTGGCACCGGGAGGAGACTTGCGGGGCATGACGGACCTCACTTACGGGGGCCGGGAGCCCGTGGATGCATCCAGTACGAAACTCCCGCCCGCGGGTTACAGCGCCTGTCCCGTCCCCTTCCCATCAATCCGTGGCGCCGCGGGTGCGCCGACCGTCCACCGCCTCACGCAACAGGCTGTCCCGGGCCGGCACCAGCTTGACTCCCGCCGTGTCGGCCCTCACGCCGAGCGCTTCTAGCAGAGCGTCCATTTCAGCGAAAGCCGGGCGCTCCAGGTGCCGCGCCAGCAGCGCGTCGAACAGCGGCTGGCCCGCGACCGAGTCCACCACCTCGCCGAAGGCCCCGAAGGTGGACGTGGAGCCACGTGTCGCCAGCGCGTCCAGCACGTCATCCAGCCGCCGCTTGTTTCCAGTGACACGGCGCAATTCCACGTCGAGATGCAACGCGAAGAGCGCGCCCGTCCAGTAGACGCCGAGCGAGTACGGGCTGCCGGACACGGCCTCCTGCATGGTGCGCGCGCCGGACCACTGGCGGCCGCGCGCGAAGCCGTCGAGCAGCTCCTCCCACGCGCGCTGTGCGCTCTGCCGGCCCGAGCGGGCGCGGGCCACCTCCGTGTAGTAGGTGGCCAGGCCCTCCGACAGCCAGGGCACGCGCGGGACGAGGACGGGGTGCGCCAGGTGCAGCAGCTCGTGCACGGCCACCCAGTCGCGCTCGAAGGCGGCGGCCTCGGTGTCCTTCCCCACGAGGATGGAGATGCTGGGCGGCGAGCTCCACCGCACCATGCCGAAGAGGCTGGAGCCGTCGCGTCCAGGCACGGGGACGACGCGCACGGTGATGCGCGGGTGCGGGAAGGCGCTGCGCACGGTGCGGACTTCTTCGGCGGCCTGCTTCAGCCACGCGCACACGTCCGCGTCCCGCAGGTGCGTGAAGGTGCCGAGGATGGCCACGTCCAGCACGGCATCCGGCAGCCGCGCCTGGCACCGGCGCCCGCCGAAGCCATGGAAGCCGGAGTCCACCAGGTCCTCGCCGCGCAGCCGGTACAGGCCGCTGTCCTCCGGCAGCCACGGCAGCAGCGCGTCCGCGCCCTCCACGTACAGCTCCACGCGCAGCTCCGGCGTCACCACGCGGGGGCGGATGAGGTACTCGCGGCCGGCCACGTGGCGCGCGTCGCCCTCGCCCATGCCGGAGAAGAAGTCGGGCCCCTCCTGGCGGATGCGCGCGTCCAGCGCATAGCGGTAGCGCAAAAAGCGCGTGCCCCCGGGGACACTCACCGCGCCTTCGCGCACCGGCAGCGCGCGGACCTGCCCGTCCTCACGCCAGGCGTGCACGGTGTCCACGCCACCGGGTCCGCTGAACATGAAGTCGCGCGGCGTGCCTCGCGCCAGCACCACCTCCACGTCCAGCGCGTGCTCGGGCTCGCGCACGTAGGTGATGTTGTAGCGCAGCGCCGCGGGGTCCCCCACCGGACGCGGGCGGGGCAGCCCCTGGCAGGACAGACCCACGCACGCGAGCAGGAGGAGCGCGAGCCAGCGGCGGGCGGGAGCGAAGGGCGGGCTCATCGCGCCCCCCTGCCCCACGCCGCGCGCGGGTCAGAAGAGGTGCAGCACCAGGCCGCTGCGCAGCCGGGGCTCGAACCAGGTCGTCCTCGGCGGAACGACGTCACCCGCATCGGAGATGGCCATGAGCTGGTCCATGCCGGTGGGGAACAGCGCGAAGGCCACGGTCGCGGCCCTCGAGTCCACCCGCCGCTCCAGCGCCTCCATGCCATGGGTGCCCGGCACGCAGTCCAGGCGCACGTCCCTGCGCGGGTCGCCGATGCCCAGCAGCGGCCCCAGCAGGTTGCGCTGGAGGATGTTGACGTCCAGGCTCCCGGTGGGCGTGCGCTCCACGGTGCCCGGCTTCGCGGTGAGCTGGAACCACGTGCCCTCCAGGTACATGCCGAAGCGGTGGGCCCGGTCGGGCTGCTTCTGCGTCGCACGCGTCACCTCGAAGCGCTCCGCCAGCCGCTCCAGGAAGACGCCCGGCGACAGGCCGTTCAGGTCCTTCACCACGCGGTTGTAGTCGAGGACGCGCAGCTGGTCATGGGGGAAGGCCACCGCGAGGAACCGGCCGTGTCCGCCCTCCTGCTCCCGCTGCTCGCGCAGCGCGTGGACGCGCGAGGCCGCCACGCCGCGGTGGTGCCCGTCCGCGATGTAGAGCGCCGGCACCGACAGGAAGGCCTCCGCCAGGCGCCAGTTGAGGTCTCCGTGCACGCACCAGAAGGTGTGGCGGATGCCGTCCTCGGTGGTGAAGTCGGACTCGGCCAGCGCGTGCGTGCCCTCCTTCACCAGCGAGTCGATGAAGGAGTGCGCCCGGTAGGTGAGGAACACCGGCTCGTCGTTGGCGCCCAGCGCGTCCAGGTGCCGCGTGCGGTCCTCCGCCCTGTCCGCGCGCGGCATCGCATGCTGCTTGATGAGGCCGTCGTCGTACTCGTCCACGCTCGCGGTGGCCACCACGCCCGTCTGCACGTGGTCCCCCATGCGCTGGCGGTAGAGATAGAAGCCCGGCTGCGAGTCCTGACGCAGCCACTTCTCCGAGAGGAACACGTCCAGGTTGCGGCGCCCGAGCGCATGGACGGTGTCGGCGCACGCTTCCACACCGGGTGCCAGGTCCGCCTCGGGACGGGAGATGCGGAAGAAGCTGTGCGGGTTGCTCCGGACATCCGCACGGGCCTCCTCCACGCTGACGGCGTCGTACGGCGGCACCACGACGTGCTGCACGACCTCCCGGGAAGGCCGCACACCACGGAAGGGACGGAGATCGGCCAAGGTACTTCCCCCCTGTTGGCTGGAGCGGCAAGGGTCTCCCGCCCTGGCCGCCCGCGGGAACCGTCCCAGCGGGCCACACGCGCGCAAGCGAACACTTCCCCGCGCGCGAGTGCGACTGGAGGACACCCGGCCTTCGCCGGGCCCGCGCTCAGTGGGGCTTCCCGCCCGTGGAAGGCGCCACCTGCGACTCCTTCCCACCCGCGAGCAGGAAGTCCCGCGCCGCCTCCAGCAGCTCATCCGACAGGGGCAGCCCCTTCGTCGCGCGGGCCAGCGTCATGGTGCCGATGAGGAACGCCACCGTCGCCAGCGCCCGCTTGCGCGCGGTGACGCCGTCCAGGCCCGGCACGCGCGCGGCCATCTCCGCCGCCAGGCCGTCCACGCCCTGCGCGAAGACCTCGCGCGCCTCCGGCGTGCCGCGCGCCAGGTCCGACACCACCGCCGGCAGCACGCAGCCCGTCTCCATGTTGTCGCGGATGTGCCGGTTGAGGTAGCGGCGCACGAAGTGGCTCAGCCACTCCGAGCCCCGCAGCTCCTCCAGCCCGCCCAGCCACCGCTCGCCGTTGCGCGCGAAGAAGGCGCGGACGGACTCGGCCAGCAGGGAGTCCTTCGAGGCGAAGTGGGCATAGAAGCCGCCCACCGTCAGCCCCGCGGCGCGCATGACGCGCTCCACGCTGGCCCCCTCGAAGCCCTGCTTGCGGAAGAGGTTCTCCGCCGCCGCGAGGATCTTCTCGCGCGTGGCCTGCTTGTGCTCCGGTCCGTACCGCATCGTCTCGCCCTCTCCTACTCGCGGCCGCCCGCCCCGGGGGGACGGAACACCATGCACGTCGTGGTGCCGTGGGCATACAGCCTGCCCGAGGCGTCCGTCAGCCTCGCCTGCGCCGTGGCCACCCGCCCGCCCACGTGGATGACCTCCCCCGTGCAGGTCAGCCGGCCCGTGTCATGGGCAATGGCCCGCACCAGATTCACGTGCAGCTCCAGCGTGGTGTAGCCCGCGCCCGCCGGCAGCGTGGAGTGCACCGCGCACGCCAGCGCCGAGTCCAGCACCGTGGCCGCCAGCCCGCCATGCACGGTGCCGATGGG is from Pyxidicoccus xibeiensis and encodes:
- a CDS encoding caspase family protein produces the protein MRRLLPFLLAVVAACAGPASVEKGGLVPLRLDEEALSTAYTPRRMALLVGISEFDDPHWRGLRYTTKDATDLAAALKDPARGRFDTVRVLTRPEETTRASILAALRQLKQEAHRPDDVVVVYFSAHGTLARDNQGELRRYLVTRDASFRAIPQTALSMDSLKAEFDGLASRRRLLVLATCHSGSGKSLLPKELEAELSGIKAGFYARPLEESSRASLVFAACDWGETAREDEGLRNDIYTHFLIEGLGGNADRNVDGAVTATEVHDYARRRTFAFTEGRQRPSAEILEVGADPVVLSGTIARTGRPELFSYNPRLDGFTLKVDGETRTELPGGAAVTPGKRTVELTKGDAVLVRRDVELGVGERLPLERLLLEAFPRRSLSLLGGMFTFADARSRSELLPRAPEVAVSLRLEDRPLENFGLLFDVSFSTGRQALQLLPGSEVPFGYTTLTAGAALPYLWRWERVTLFAGPRVAALYLGRSFDVETFAGSQSFFTVSPGVVGGAVWRVGERLELMSQAQLMLTYVVVDGQGQAVGFTGAWAGVGYRF
- a CDS encoding carboxypeptidase-like regulatory domain-containing protein; translated protein: MRSTLHIAMTALLALGVSACGNLSNDPFRVGTVRGQLSEYDASVALVSLVGQPGVRSTVDAEGRFTLERVPAGAAELFIVATAEKAARVPVTVQGGYSVELKQVAPTAAGFFDLRVKASQGERVSGAQVAVVGTPFQRLKLDDKGRLRVGPLPDGCYGVSVSATGFPSLSAEACVGPGEKKEIKLELALAPDLVERGCAVTGCADGLVCAPNRRCVECHADSQCAEGLSCVGFRCEGPGPQCSPCDGDWKCQAGSRCADLPEGGTACVAECSAEGGEAEEEEEESVCAAGFTCQQGRCLPDAARFEGCHSLLRLGTPCDGDARCREQGLADGLCVDGACTVSCASQRDCPGSLKCEDSAAGRVCRQRR
- a CDS encoding PKD domain-containing protein: MRLWPHPRLRAVLVALLALASTGLGACDTTPSPPPRPPDLPPLLRLVRPEAASAVRVGQPVDFEATVEDAEDGASLSERVLWFSSLEGQLARGARITAAFREPGDHTLTATVMDSAGQAASASMALRVLAVGAPVATVVRPEPGSTFNLGEVLDLECAAFTQGGARLTGGAVQWTSALSGRLPQGESVKAALVVAGEDTLTCTARDAATGASTTTSVRVTVRTILAPAVLITRPEQAELYVKSGEPAPFSSTVLFRATAQDFNTAGGAGNLDGAIHWSLEPGGVALGTGPAVAHTFTMPGDYTVTARVVDGRGNAATDSVRVLLVTNLPPRCEIDTPVDNARLLLGASSPLRGRCLDPETGYTLMPTWRTSASPMPLGSGEQVDAILTVAGAQTLSACALDPEDAEVQGCTTRAVRAFVNSAPTDCAIQEPLAAAVVNAGRAVVLAGTATDAETPRGELRFAWTSSRDGELGLGERTSTQRLLTPGAHVLTLTVTDAWGLACTATVGVSVNGAPSVRVDAVRQDGVDCLEEPCREGRPLDVLGFVQDPEAPGSIAGLTWLDSLGGRLEAGDSSMSGLAASPIATLAAPGPGRHTVVLLVEDRNGSVGRAAATFTVLTPGRTRLVETVTDDARPAVALALSGGTLRYVDGASAMVFSEPPRSEPLPVSAPALALFSLTGGGGGEVLFVGTDGGGVHRCEGGTCARFAGGPLAIADDRVTAVAALATPDLLLLGTPRGLVVTRASNPSAGGRPGILVGRRLLEGREVRQVVLSPASTATQVKAWAATSTGLAELTVHVEDDFEPALASVTVAMHLPPQVLDADVRAVAVGPAGQVFTGTRRGFSALGQPGPALRDAPWALPDEEVHALLFERQPSDAGMRGVLWAGMKDGLVRYDVERDIVTRFGAQEGLPAAKVQVLVAGPDGTRYIGTSHGVAKYSGR
- a CDS encoding HvfC/BufC N-terminal domain-containing protein — encoded protein: MKPGLKHFFDSMDAYLARPGAESLERLYAEHPDWDARRTRVAVYGDFVRGHVRGVLEKLYPLVRGAVGPEAWGALVEDYTLTRPARHHELNHAGEGFPAFVADAAAPRGLPAFVSALARFEWTDFAVFASAEPPPPRVERLTANPTLVVLEHAFRLCAYVRAGSARTVPEAGEELALLWRHPGQLVTFYMEATPPALLVLKMAVEGLSVADVAAATGMPEPDLREAVARFTRDGLVLAPGG
- the bufB gene encoding MNIO family bufferin maturase translates to MATYARRHGLKPLGAGIGLRKGFYEELPRTPRPLDWVEIIPENFLTLGGRAQRALDGCAERWPVLPHGVGLDIGGPDALDDDYVTRLAALVERVDAPFFSDHLCYSRLGGVHLHDLLPLPFSEAAVEHVVPRVREVMARVGRPFLLENPSYYAKMPGGTLPEADFLRHVVEQADCGLLLDVNNVYVNALNHGYDARAFVDALPLERVVQVHLAGHTRYPDVIIDTHGARVCDDVWSLYRYVLERTGPVTTLIEWDQDIPSLDAVLDEADLARAALRDGAAR
- a CDS encoding M61 metallopeptidase family protein, translated to MSPPFAPARRWLALLLLACVGLSCQGLPRPRPVGDPAALRYNITYVREPEHALDVEVVLARGTPRDFMFSGPGGVDTVHAWREDGQVRALPVREGAVSVPGGTRFLRYRYALDARIRQEGPDFFSGMGEGDARHVAGREYLIRPRVVTPELRVELYVEGADALLPWLPEDSGLYRLRGEDLVDSGFHGFGGRRCQARLPDAVLDVAILGTFTHLRDADVCAWLKQAAEEVRTVRSAFPHPRITVRVVPVPGRDGSSLFGMVRWSSPPSISILVGKDTEAAAFERDWVAVHELLHLAHPVLVPRVPWLSEGLATYYTEVARARSGRQSAQRAWEELLDGFARGRQWSGARTMQEAVSGSPYSLGVYWTGALFALHLDVELRRVTGNKRRLDDVLDALATRGSTSTFGAFGEVVDSVAGQPLFDALLARHLERPAFAEMDALLEALGVRADTAGVKLVPARDSLLREAVDGRRTRGATD
- a CDS encoding DUF1015 domain-containing protein, with the translated sequence MADLRPFRGVRPSREVVQHVVVPPYDAVSVEEARADVRSNPHSFFRISRPEADLAPGVEACADTVHALGRRNLDVFLSEKWLRQDSQPGFYLYRQRMGDHVQTGVVATASVDEYDDGLIKQHAMPRADRAEDRTRHLDALGANDEPVFLTYRAHSFIDSLVKEGTHALAESDFTTEDGIRHTFWCVHGDLNWRLAEAFLSVPALYIADGHHRGVAASRVHALREQREQEGGHGRFLAVAFPHDQLRVLDYNRVVKDLNGLSPGVFLERLAERFEVTRATQKQPDRAHRFGMYLEGTWFQLTAKPGTVERTPTGSLDVNILQRNLLGPLLGIGDPRRDVRLDCVPGTHGMEALERRVDSRAATVAFALFPTGMDQLMAISDAGDVVPPRTTWFEPRLRSGLVLHLF
- a CDS encoding TetR/AcrR family transcriptional regulator produces the protein MRYGPEHKQATREKILAAAENLFRKQGFEGASVERVMRAAGLTVGGFYAHFASKDSLLAESVRAFFARNGERWLGGLEELRGSEWLSHFVRRYLNRHIRDNMETGCVLPAVVSDLARGTPEAREVFAQGVDGLAAEMAARVPGLDGVTARKRALATVAFLIGTMTLARATKGLPLSDELLEAARDFLLAGGKESQVAPSTGGKPH
- a CDS encoding PaaI family thioesterase, yielding MSEGAAGPQRTRTVTWRDPREGVAAAKSLSGLEYLRAIIRGDVPGAPIAELMGFRPVEVDEGRAVFVVEPAEYHYNPIGTVHGGLAATVLDSALACAVHSTLPAGAGYTTLELHVNLVRAIAHDTGRLTCTGEVIHVGGRVATAQARLTDASGRLYAHGTTTCMVFRPPGAGGRE